The nucleotide window TCGACGAGCACCTCGGCAAGGTCATCGGCCACACCGAGAGCGGCATCGAGGTCGGCGCCGGGATGTACGCGATGGTCACCGACGCCTGGCTCGGGGCCTACCCGCGGGCCGACATCGCCCTCTCGAACACCGGCGCCTTCCGGCAGAACATCCCGCCGGGGCCCATCACCCTGGCGGACGTGGTGGCGGTGCTGCCCTTCGAGAACTCGCTGGTGGTCACCGAGATCAGCGGCGCCGAGCTCCTCGAGAACCTCGCCTGCTGCGGCGGCGCCGTGGCGGGGCTGACCTACGAGCTGCAGGAGGGGGAGATCCGGGCCCGCCTCTCCGACGGCTCGCCGCTGGACCCCGGGGCGCGCTACCGCGTGTTGATCAACTCCTTCATGTACGGCGGCGGCGACGGCTACCTCTTCGGCAAGCAGGATCCGGACGCCGAGGACACCTCGATCCACTGGCGCGATCCGGTCATCGGCTGGATCCAGCGGGCCCAGACCTCGAAGGAGAAGCCGCTGGAGCAGCTCCTCGAGGATCGCACCCGCTTCCGGCCGCTGCCGCGGCCGACGGAAGGCGCGCCGGCGGAGTAGGGCCAAAGAAGAACGCCCCCTCCCCGGCGCGGGGAGAGGGCGTGGTGGGCGCGGGTTCAACCGTGACGCGCGCCCCCCAAGGAACTCCTTCTAGTAGGCGATCGCCGCGGCCTCCGCGGCCTGGGTCTTCACCAGGCTGCCGACCTTCTCGTCGAAGCTGTCGGCGCTCTTCTCGGCGTTCTCGGCCAGCCACTTCTCGCGCTTGGAGGCCAGGTCCTTCATCTCGGACTGGATGCGCTTGCGGTCCTCGGACTTCTTCTTGAGGTGCTCCTTGCGCTCCTTCACCGACAGCTCCTTGAGCTCCTCGGGCAGCTCGGCGGTCTTGGCGAGCTCGCCGTCGACGGCGTCGTCGCCGAAGTCGAAGGCGGTGACCAGGTCGGCCTTCGCGGCGGGCGCCGGGGCGGCCGGGGCCTTGGCGCGAGCCCGGAAGATGGCGCGCTCGGCGGAGGCGAAGCCGCCGCCGCTGCCGGCGGTGGTGGCGGCGGAGTCGAGGGCCGCGACGGCCTCCTCGCGCTTCGCCTTGCTGCCCTTCATCACGTAGGTCTTGTCCATCTCACCCGAGAGGCGGGCCAGGTCGGCGTCGAAGGGGGTGGCCACGGCCAGCATCCCGCCGGTCTGGCTGATGGTCAGGAACTCACCGCCGCCCAGGGAGGCGATCTGGGTGAAGTGGGTGCCGGTCTCGTCCCAGGTGCCGCAGCGGATGGTGTTGACGATGATGCCCTTGTTGGAGGCCCGGGTGACGGTCTTCTGGTAGGAGGGCACGTCCTGGTAGTCGTTGTGGGGCGGGGCGTCGCCGACCAGGAAGACCACCCGCAGGGCCCGGGTCTCCTTGTTGCTCCACTCGATCTTCTCGACCGCGTCGTGCAGCGCCTGGTTGACGTTCTCGGGGCCGTCGCCGCCGCCGTCGGCGTTCAGCGCGAAGAGGTCCTTGTAGACCGCGTCGAGGTCGCCGGTGAGCTGGCTGACCTTGGTCACGTAGGCGTCGCCCTTGTCGCGGTAGGCCACCAGGCCGACCCGGATCTCGGGGGTGGGCTTGCCCTTGGCCACCTCGTTGACGATGGACCAGATCTTCTGCTTCGCGCCGGCGATCAGGCCGCCCATCGAGCCGGTGGTGTCGAGGGCGAAGACCATCTCGACCCGGGGGCGCTGGGTCTTCTCACGGGCCTGGGCGACCACCTTGGCGCCGCTCTCGTCGCGGTCGGCGCGGGCCGGGGTCTCCGGGGTGGCGGTGGTCACGAAGCCGCCGGAGATCAGGACGACGGCGAAAGCGGTCAGGGTTCGGCGCAGGATGGACATCTTCGGGCTCCTTCGAGAGGGGGGTTCGTTGGATTCCCCTCTCGATACGGATCTGCGCGGAATTGGATCTAACGCATTGTCGAAGAGGCGCCGCCGCGTATCATGCGCCGGTGGCAAGCGCGCAAACCCTCGTGATCATTCATGGTGGCGGCGAGATGGGCTCGGCGGTGGGCCACGCCCTCCACCGGGAGGGTTATCGCCTGCTCGTCCTCGACCGGCCCCTGCCCGGCGCCCTGCGCCTGGGGGTGGCCTTCTGCGCGGCGGCGGTGGCGCCCGGGGGGGTGCTGGAGGTGCAGGGGGTCGAGGTGGTCCACGCGGCCGATCCGGACGCCATCGAGGCGGCCTGGGCGGCGGGGCGGGTGGCCCTCTTCACCGGGGATCCCGCGGCGCTCTCCTACCGCCCGGCGGTGCTGATCGACGCCCGGATGCGCCAGCTCACCGAGCCCCTGCAGCACCTCGCGCCGGGCGGCCCCCACGTCCTGGGCATCGGCCCGGGCTTCACGGTGGGGGAGGACTGCCACCAGATCCTGGAGTCGAACCGGGGCCCCGCCCTGGGCCGGGTGATCCAGGAGGGCAGCGCGGAGGCCCACACCGGGGTGCCGGGCGAGGTCCAGGGCCTGCGCCAGGAGCGCATCCTGCGCTCCCCGGTGGCCGGGGTCCTCGAGCGCCGGGTCGAGCTCGGGGCCTTCGTCGAGGCCGGCGAGGTGGTGGCCCGGGTGGGCGGCCAGGACGTCACGAGCGGCGTCGCCGGCATGGTGCGGGGGCTCAAGCTCGATGGCGTGAGGGTGGGCGCGGGCCACAAGATAGGGGACGTGGATCCCCGGCGGGACCGGTCCCTGCTGCAGACCCTCACCGACAAGGCCGAGGCGCTGGGCCGGGCAGCCTGCACGGCCCTGGAACTTGCCGGGATATCGCCCCAGAATCAGCCGACCGCTTCGGAGTGATCGCCTCTCTCGGCGGACCTCCCCATTCTCGAAGGACAACCCCAAGGAGTCGAAGGATGTACCTGCGCCTGGAGAAGTACCATCGACCCGAGACCGTCGAGGCCGCCCTGCGCCTCCTCGAGGACGGCGGCGGGAAGGCCGCCCTCCTCGGCGGCGGGACCGACCTCAACGTCCATGGCCACGAGCACCTGGTCGAGGTCATCGACCTGCAGGCGCTGGGGCTCGGCGGGATCAGCCGGGAGGGCGACGTCCTGCGCCTCGGCGCCAGCCTCACCCTCGGCCAGCTGCGCCGGGCGGCCGAGCTCGAGGGCGAGCACTTCACCGCCCTGCGCCAGGCGGCGGCCGCCTTCGCGGTGAAGGGCATCCAGAACCGGGCGACCCTCGGCGGCCGGATCATGGTCGACCGCGCCGATCAGGACCTCCCGCCGGCCCTCGCGGCCCTCGGCGCGCGGCTCGTGCTGCGGCGCCTCTCCGGGGGCGCGGTCGTCGAGGAGACCCTCGACTATCCCCTGGGCGACGCGCGGGCGGCGCTGGAGGGCGCCCTCCTCGTCGCCGTGCTCCTGCCGGTGGCCCCGGGGGCGAGCGCCCTGCGCCGCTTCGGCCGCAGCGCGGTGGATCGTCCCCTGATGAGCGTCGCCGCGGCGGTCTCCGGCGAGACCGTGCGGATCGCCGCCAACCTCCAGGGGCCCGGCGCGGCGGATCTGAAGCGCTTCGAGCTGACCGAGCAGCTGGCCGCGGCCTGGCTCGCGGCCCGGCCGGCGGACTGGCGGGACCAGGCCCGGGGGAGCCTGCTCATCGAGGCCGCG belongs to Deltaproteobacteria bacterium and includes:
- a CDS encoding molybdenum hydroxylase, which translates into the protein MASAQTLVIIHGGGEMGSAVGHALHREGYRLLVLDRPLPGALRLGVAFCAAAVAPGGVLEVQGVEVVHAADPDAIEAAWAAGRVALFTGDPAALSYRPAVLIDARMRQLTEPLQHLAPGGPHVLGIGPGFTVGEDCHQILESNRGPALGRVIQEGSAEAHTGVPGEVQGLRQERILRSPVAGVLERRVELGAFVEAGEVVARVGGQDVTSGVAGMVRGLKLDGVRVGAGHKIGDVDPRRDRSLLQTLTDKAEALGRAACTALELAGISPQNQPTASE
- a CDS encoding FAD binding domain-containing protein, giving the protein MYLRLEKYHRPETVEAALRLLEDGGGKAALLGGGTDLNVHGHEHLVEVIDLQALGLGGISREGDVLRLGASLTLGQLRRAAELEGEHFTALRQAAAAFAVKGIQNRATLGGRIMVDRADQDLPPALAALGARLVLRRLSGGAVVEETLDYPLGDARAALEGALLVAVLLPVAPGASALRRFGRSAVDRPLMSVAAAVSGETVRIAANLQGPGAADLKRFELTEQLAAAWLAARPADWRDQARGSLLIEAAAFEDPWASGEYRKDLCATLALRALAAVLGEEEVA
- a CDS encoding VWA domain-containing protein codes for the protein MSILRRTLTAFAVVLISGGFVTTATPETPARADRDESGAKVVAQAREKTQRPRVEMVFALDTTGSMGGLIAGAKQKIWSIVNEVAKGKPTPEIRVGLVAYRDKGDAYVTKVSQLTGDLDAVYKDLFALNADGGGDGPENVNQALHDAVEKIEWSNKETRALRVVFLVGDAPPHNDYQDVPSYQKTVTRASNKGIIVNTIRCGTWDETGTHFTQIASLGGGEFLTISQTGGMLAVATPFDADLARLSGEMDKTYVMKGSKAKREEAVAALDSAATTAGSGGGFASAERAIFRARAKAPAAPAPAAKADLVTAFDFGDDAVDGELAKTAELPEELKELSVKERKEHLKKKSEDRKRIQSEMKDLASKREKWLAENAEKSADSFDEKVGSLVKTQAAEAAAIAY